One stretch of Astatotilapia calliptera chromosome 3, fAstCal1.2, whole genome shotgun sequence DNA includes these proteins:
- the haus3 gene encoding LOW QUALITY PROTEIN: HAUS augmin-like complex subunit 3 (The sequence of the model RefSeq protein was modified relative to this genomic sequence to represent the inferred CDS: substituted 1 base at 1 genomic stop codon) produces MLDGGQFVEALGRLGYPGSSSLKASEFDWLFDCAPENLHFLRFVCRTLNQSNVLTPEEARAFQELQNSGKPILDETALSEVLKTIGNSHGSSGKILGSSSSSSMFAAEETFPIEDLEAELQALRKEKELKQRRYNKLQVVATSRADVDLRLTAELESTSCKLNEANSSIGAENADTNTLLQTLTDEVSNLASYFPVQPEAKPKGKDPPVSQKPTFLLSLLPLDPYLHQEELNTKALAAFTQKHFFQGISAIVESSCSERFQVLDLSSCDDGKEEETGHEGEERLVDRRRTEMARLQWSHIVAQHQLMQAMAEEKSVRAGLDWLSDKSSHTKSISTSSSLHVREVVSRKELQAVEAELEALLHGPVPAALRESARLLNLPVVRGDLALQVARQDYYTSRQNQVRDYLLRQKACFDLLLLAQEMELRMWKTCQKHLCDVKGKLKKEGEEVSLRIKSLAHPDLIINPKPIPIISSKDAAFSSCSIPMLLLQSISRPDXPVCGSEPFRTYEALDQAASNLANNLHLIKDALAGAGREQCFTAARLYGDCESLHRALYTEFQQLVLGPQVRLTDQELLCPSAQELTAKLMEAESQLQSLHQLMQEILGEIKTKRSQLERNALLRRERELYIYFHLDARLLQKIVEDLERKMSAKRGQQ; encoded by the exons ATGTTAGACGGTGGACAGTTTGTGGAGGCCCTAGGCCGCCTGGGTTATCCTGGTTCATCATCACTGAAGGCCTCAGAGTTCGACTGGCTCTTTGACTGTGCTCCGGAGAACCTTCACTTCTTGCGGTTTGTCTGTCGGACTCTCAACCAGAGCAACGTCCTCACCCCAGAGGAGGCACGTGCCTTTCAGGAGCTACAAAATTCCGGCAAACCAATTTTAGATGAAACCGCCTTGAGTGAAGTTCTTAAAACCATTGGAAATTCACATGGGAGCAGTGGTAAGATCTTGGGGtcatcctcttcatcatctATGTTTGCGGCAGAGGAGACTTTCCCTATAGAGGACTTGGAGGCAGAGCTCCAGGCCCTGCGTAAAGAGAAAGAATTGAAGCAGCGACGTTATAACAAGCTGCAGGTTGTCGCCACTTCCCGTGCAGATGTTGACCTGCGACTCACTGCAGAGCTGGAGAGCACTTCATGTAAGCTCAACGAGGCCAACTCTTCTATTGGAGCTGAGAATGCTGACACCAACACACTGTTACAAACCCTAACAGATGAGGTCAGCAATCTTGCATCATATTTTCCAGTTCAGCCAGAAGCCAAACCAAAGGGAAAAGaccctcctgtttcccagaagcccacttttctcctctctctgcttccCTTGGATCCATACCTGCATCAGGAGGAGCTCAACACTAAAGCACTTGCTGCCTtcacacagaaacattttttccaGGGCATATCAGCCATTGTTGAGAGTTCCTGTTCTGAGCGTTTCCAGGTCCTTGACCTCAGTTCTTGTGATGATGGAAAAGAGGAGGAGACTGGGCACGAGGGAGAGGAGCGGCTGGTCGATCGCAGGAGGACTGAGATGGCCAGACTTCAGTGGTCTCATATTGTTGCTCAGCACCAACTGATGCAGGCTATGGCTGAGGAGAAGAGCGTCAGGGCTGGACTAGACTGGCTGTCAGACAAGTCTTCTCATACTAAG AGCatttccacctcctcctcattaCATGTGCGTGAGGTTGTGTCCAGAAAGGAGCTGCAGGCTGTGGAAGCGGAGCTTGAAGCTCTGCTTCATGGACCAGTACCTGCTGCCCTGAGGGAGTCAGCCAGACTGCTTAATTTACCAGTAGTGAGGGGAGACCTGGCTTTGCAAGTGGCCAGGCAGGACTACTACACCTCCAGACAGAATCAG GTACGAGACTACTTGCTCCGTCAGAAAGCCTGTTTTGACTTGCTCCTACTGGCTCAGGAGATGGAGTTAAGAATGTGGAAGACGTGTCAGAAGCACCTGTGTGATGTTAAAGGCAAGCTGAAAAAGGAAGGTGAAGAAGTGTCTCTCCGGATCAAGTCTCTGGCACATCCTGACCTGATAATTAACCCTAAACCCATCCCTATCATCAGCTCTAAAGATGCAGCTTTCAGCAG ctgctctattcccatgttgttgttgCAGTCAATATCTAGACCGGACTAACCCGTATGTGGATCAGAGCCTTTTCGAACATATGAAGCGTTGGACCAAGCTGCTAGTAATCTAGCAAACAACCTCCATTTGATCAAAGATGCTCTGGCTGGCGCTGGCCGTGAGCAGTGTTTCACAGCAGCTCGTCTTTATGGCGACTGTGAGTCGCTCCACAGGGCCTTGTACACTGAATTCCAGCAGCTGGTTTTGGGCCCGCAGGTACGTCTAACTGACCAGGAGCTCCTTTGCCCCAGTGCACAG GAGCTCACAGCGAAGCTCATGGAAGCAGAGTCTCAGCTGCAGAGTTTACATCAACTAATGCAAGAAATTCTGGGAGAAATTAAAACCAAGCGTTCTCAGCTGGAGCGTAATGCCCTCCTCAGGCGGGAGAGGGAATTGTACATCTACTTTCACTTGGATGCCCGACTGCTGCAGAAAATAGTTGAAGATCTGGAAAGGAAAATGTCTGCAAAGAGAGGGCAGCAGTAA